From Phycodurus eques isolate BA_2022a chromosome 20, UOR_Pequ_1.1, whole genome shotgun sequence, a single genomic window includes:
- the bmp8a gene encoding bone morphogenetic protein 8A yields MVKYPRRRSSPHGGAQLLPRNLVLLLVLLLPLAQQAQAALHSSFRRLSGREKKEMQKEILSILGLPGRPRPHPPLRPPSSAPLFMLDLYHAMAADGEDEPASANDVVAVRPRGDGGERRAAVHRPALPALSTHTPPLGTVVSEADTVMSFVNLVEQERDLLQPRPYWKEFRFDLTPLPQGETVTAAEFRIYKTLTLGQRANRTLHISVYEIQKDNRHREPELVLLDMQSVPAGQEGWLAFDVTSASNHWLVRPRSNLGIRLYVETEEDRSLSAAWIGLVGRRGPRSKQPFMVTFFRESQIPCRPPRAVKTHPRRKKPKYDLPLPSIHNRSPVNSGGQPCKKHELYVSFSDLGWKDWVLAPTGYSAYYCDGECFYPLGACMNATNHALIQQVVHLLKPDEVPKACCAPTKLSPISVLFYDDNNNVILKKHRNMVVKTCGCL; encoded by the exons ATGGTGAAGTATCCACGCCGAAGGAGCAGCCCCCACGGGGGTGCGCAACTCCTGCCCAGGAACCTGGTCCTGCTTCTGGTCCTGCTCCTGCCGCTGGCCCAGCAGGCCCAGGCAGCGCTGCACTCCAGCTTCCGGCGTCTGAGCGGTCGTGAGAAGAAAGAGATGCAAAAGGAGATCTTGTCCATCTTGGGCCTGCCGGGGCGGCCCAGGCCCCACCCGCCGCTCAGGCCGCCCTCGTCCGCGCCGCTCTTCATGCTGGACCTCTACCACGCCATGGCGGCGGACGGCGAGGACGAACCGGCCTCCGCCAACGACGTCGTCGCGGTTCGGCCGAGGGGGGACGGCGGCGAGCGGAGGGCGGCCGTCCACCGCCCGGCGCTGCCCGCCCTCAGCACGCACACTCCGCCGCTCGGCACCGTCGTCAGCGAGGCCGACACCGTCATGAGCTTCGTCAACTTGG TGGAGCAGGAGCGGGACCTGCTGCAGCCTCGTCCCTACTGGAAGGAGTTCCGCTTCGACCTGACTCCTCTGCCGCAAGGCGAGACGGTGACGGCCGCCGAGTTCCGCATCTACAAGACGCTGACGCTCGGCCAGCGGGCCAACAGGACCCTGCACATCTCCGTATATGAGATCCAGAAGGACAACAGACACAG ggagcccgagctggtgctGCTGGACATGCAGTCGGTGCCCGCGGGTCAAGAAGGTTGGCTGGCCTTCGACGTCACCTCGGCCTCCAACCACTGGCTCGTGCGCCCCCGCAGCAACCTGGGCATCCGCCTCTACGTGGAGACCGAGGAGG ATCGCTCGCTGTCGGCCGCCTGGATCGGGCTGGTGGGCCGCAGGGGTCCTCGCTCCAAGCAGCCCTTCATGGTGACCTTCTTCCGGGAGAGCCAGATCCCCTGTCGGCCGCCCCGCGCCGTCAAGACGCACCCGCGCAGGAAGAAGCCCAAATACGACCTGCCCCTGCCCAGCATCCACA ATCGAAGTCCAGTCAACAGCGGCGGTCAGCCGTGTAAAAAACACGAACTCTACGTCAGCTTCAGTGACCTCGGATGGAAG GACTGGGTTCTGGCCCCCACAGGGTACTCGGCGTACTACTGCGACGGTGAGTGTTTCTACCCGCTGGGTGCCTGCATGAACGCCACCAACCACGCCCTCATACAGCAAGTG GTGCACCTGCTGAAGCCCGACGAGGTGCCCAAGGCGTGCTGCGCGCCCACCAAGCTGAGTCCCATCTCGGTGCTCTTctacgacgacaacaacaacgtgATCCTCAAGAAGCATCGCAACATGGTGGTCAAGACCTGCGGCTGCCTATGA
- the zgc:91910 gene encoding zinc finger protein 706-like: protein MARGQQKIQSQQKNAKKAAEKKKGQAADQKTAAKVALVHTCPVCRTQMPDPKTFKQHFESKHPKSPMPPELADVQA, encoded by the exons ATGGCTCGCGGGCAGCAGAAGATTCAGTCCCAGCAGAAGAACGCCAAGAAGGCCGCCGAGAAGAAGAAGGGGCAGGCGGCCGACCAGAAGACTGCGGCCAAGGTGGCACTGGTCCACACGTGTCCCGTCTGCAGG ACCCAGATGCCTGATCCCAAGACCTTCAAGCAACACTTTGAGAGCAAACACCCCAAGTCTCCGATGCCTCCTGAGTTGGCCGACGTTCAGGCTTGA
- the LOC133395853 gene encoding glycogen synthase kinase-3 beta-like isoform X1, with protein MSGSGRPRTSSFAEPPGLPGAAAAPAAVGSSTGKSGVPQASGGSLSGCSNLKLARDSGKVTTVVATPGQGPDRPQEVSYTDIKVIGNGSFGVVYQARLIDSQEMVAIKKVLQDKRFKNRELQIMRKLDHCNIVKLRYFFYSSGEKKDEVYLNLVLDFVPETVYRVARHFNKNKSIIPIIYVKVYMYQLFRSLAYIHSQGVCHRDIKPQNLLVDPETAVLKLCDFGSAKQLVRGEPNVSYICSRYYRAPELIFGATDYTANIDIWSAGCVLAELLLGQPIFPGDSGVDQLVEIIKVLGTPTREQIREMNPNYTEFKFPQIKAHPWTKVFKPRTPPEAIALCSRLLEYTPASRLSPLEACSHTFFDELRQPNARLPSGRELPVLFNFSTTELSIQPQLNSTLVPPHARAHSAASSHDGTGPDASQLGPVPGTLNSI; from the exons ATGAGCGGCAGCGGGCGGCCCAGGACCAGCTCGTTTGCTGAGCCGCCAGGACTTCCGGGAGCCGCCGCCGCGCCCGCTGCCGTGGGGAGCAGCACAGGAAAGTCCGGGGTCCCACAGGCCTCCGGCGGCAGCTTGTCGGGATGCTCGAACCTCAAACTAGCCA GAGACAGCGGCAAGGTGACGACGGTCGTGGCCACGCCGGGTCAGGGCCCGGACCGCCCGCAAGAGGTGTCCTACACTGACATCAAG GTGATCGGCAACGGCTCGTTCGGGGTGGTCTACCAGGCGCGCCTCATCGACAGCCAGGAGATGGTGGCCATCAAGAAGGTCctccaggataagcggttcaag AATCGTGAGCTGCAGATCATGAGGAAGTTGGACCACTGTAACATCGTCAAACTACGTTACTTCTTCTACTCCAGTGGCGAGAAG AAGGATGAAGTGTACCTCAACTTGGTGCTGGACTTTGTCCCTGAGACGGTCTACAGGGTGGCCCGGCATTTCAACAAGAACAAGAGCATCATTCCCATCATCTACGTCAAG GTGTACATGTACCAGCTGTTTCGCAGTTTGGCTTACATCCACTCGCAAGGCGTGTGCCACCGGGACATCAAGCCGCAGAACCTGCTGGTGGACCCCGAAACCGCCGTCCTCAAGCTGTGCGACTTTGGCAG CGCCAAGCAGCTGGTGCGCGGCGAGCCCAACGTGTCGTACATCTGCTCGCGCTACTACCGAGCGCCCGAGCTCATCTTCGGCGCCACCGACTACACGGCCAACATCGACATCTGGTCGGCGGGCTGCGTCCTGGCCGAGCTGCTGCTGGGCCAGCCCATCTTCCCCGGCGACAGCGGCGTGGACCAGTTGGTGGAGATCATCAAG GTGCTCGGCACCCCGACCAGGGAGCAGATCCGGGAGATGAACCCCAACTACACAGAGTTCAAGTTCCCGCAGATCAAAGCTCACCCTTGGACCAAG GTGTTCAAGCCGCGTACGCCGCCCGAGGCCATCGCGCTGTGCTCTCGCCTGCTGGAATACACGCCGGCCTCGCGCCTCTCGCCGCTGGAGGCGTGCTCGCACACCTTCTTCGACGAGCTGCGGCAGCCCAACGCGCGGCTGCCCAGCGGACGGGAACTGCCCGTGCTCTTCAACTTCAGCACTACAG AGTTGTCCATCCAGCCTCAGCTGAACTCCACACTCGTCCCGCCGCACGCTCGCGCTCACTCGGCTGCTTCCTCCCACG ATGGGACCGGCCCTGACGCCTCCCAGTTGGGCCCAGTACCCGGAACTCTTAACAGCATCTGA
- the LOC133395853 gene encoding glycogen synthase kinase-3 alpha-like isoform X2, with amino-acid sequence MSGSGRPRTSSFAEPPGLPGAAAAPAAVGSSTGKSGVPQASGGSLSGCSNLKLARDSGKVTTVVATPGQGPDRPQEVSYTDIKVIGNGSFGVVYQARLIDSQEMVAIKKVLQDKRFKNRELQIMRKLDHCNIVKLRYFFYSSGEKKDEVYLNLVLDFVPETVYRVARHFNKNKSIIPIIYVKVYMYQLFRSLAYIHSQGVCHRDIKPQNLLVDPETAVLKLCDFGSAKQLVRGEPNVSYICSRYYRAPELIFGATDYTANIDIWSAGCVLAELLLGQPIFPGDSGVDQLVEIIKVLGTPTREQIREMNPNYTEFKFPQIKAHPWTKVFKPRTPPEAIALCSRLLEYTPASRLSPLEACSHTFFDELRQPNARLPSGRELPVLFNFSTTDGTGPDASQLGPVPGTLNSI; translated from the exons ATGAGCGGCAGCGGGCGGCCCAGGACCAGCTCGTTTGCTGAGCCGCCAGGACTTCCGGGAGCCGCCGCCGCGCCCGCTGCCGTGGGGAGCAGCACAGGAAAGTCCGGGGTCCCACAGGCCTCCGGCGGCAGCTTGTCGGGATGCTCGAACCTCAAACTAGCCA GAGACAGCGGCAAGGTGACGACGGTCGTGGCCACGCCGGGTCAGGGCCCGGACCGCCCGCAAGAGGTGTCCTACACTGACATCAAG GTGATCGGCAACGGCTCGTTCGGGGTGGTCTACCAGGCGCGCCTCATCGACAGCCAGGAGATGGTGGCCATCAAGAAGGTCctccaggataagcggttcaag AATCGTGAGCTGCAGATCATGAGGAAGTTGGACCACTGTAACATCGTCAAACTACGTTACTTCTTCTACTCCAGTGGCGAGAAG AAGGATGAAGTGTACCTCAACTTGGTGCTGGACTTTGTCCCTGAGACGGTCTACAGGGTGGCCCGGCATTTCAACAAGAACAAGAGCATCATTCCCATCATCTACGTCAAG GTGTACATGTACCAGCTGTTTCGCAGTTTGGCTTACATCCACTCGCAAGGCGTGTGCCACCGGGACATCAAGCCGCAGAACCTGCTGGTGGACCCCGAAACCGCCGTCCTCAAGCTGTGCGACTTTGGCAG CGCCAAGCAGCTGGTGCGCGGCGAGCCCAACGTGTCGTACATCTGCTCGCGCTACTACCGAGCGCCCGAGCTCATCTTCGGCGCCACCGACTACACGGCCAACATCGACATCTGGTCGGCGGGCTGCGTCCTGGCCGAGCTGCTGCTGGGCCAGCCCATCTTCCCCGGCGACAGCGGCGTGGACCAGTTGGTGGAGATCATCAAG GTGCTCGGCACCCCGACCAGGGAGCAGATCCGGGAGATGAACCCCAACTACACAGAGTTCAAGTTCCCGCAGATCAAAGCTCACCCTTGGACCAAG GTGTTCAAGCCGCGTACGCCGCCCGAGGCCATCGCGCTGTGCTCTCGCCTGCTGGAATACACGCCGGCCTCGCGCCTCTCGCCGCTGGAGGCGTGCTCGCACACCTTCTTCGACGAGCTGCGGCAGCCCAACGCGCGGCTGCCCAGCGGACGGGAACTGCCCGTGCTCTTCAACTTCAGCACTACAG ATGGGACCGGCCCTGACGCCTCCCAGTTGGGCCCAGTACCCGGAACTCTTAACAGCATCTGA